A genomic region of Catalinimonas niigatensis contains the following coding sequences:
- a CDS encoding glutamine synthetase III family protein, protein MQSTNFRFKALEKTLDRKPVPVKSPSDKISEYFGQNVFDKGTMRSVLSSDIFESLMMAIEKGAKIEPHVADAVASAMKSWAISRGVTHYTHWFQPLTGATAEKHDSFFEPDTQGRHMEKFKGSALVQQEPDASSFPSGGLRNTFEARGYTAWDPTSPAFIMENGNAKTLCIPTIFVSYTGEALDYKTPLLKAMAFVDQAATAICQEYFDENVSQVKASLGIEQEYFLIDRALYRVRPDLVLSGRTVFGHSPAKGQQLEDHYFGSIPTRVHNFMVDLEVEAHKLGIPIRTRHNEVAPRQFECAPMFEEINLAVDHNQLLMDLMEKIAEKHEMKVLLHEKPFAGINGSGKHNNWSLITSTGKNLLAPSAKSEENLQFLTFFVNTIKAVHEYNGLLRASIASAGNDHRLGANEAPPAIVSVFVGSQLTKVLEELESNANINTNKGGSVFMQLGINKIPPILLDNTDRNRTSPFAFTGNKFEFRAVGSSANSASPMTVLNTIVANQLISFKKEVDALIKGGDKKEVAIVNVLRRYTKESKAICFEGNGYSEEWKQEAEKRGLSNITNTPEALDMYLEEKSKKLFVDNNIYTEAELEARLEIMWEHYIMKVQIESRIMGDLALNHIIPATLRYQNELISALVDMKSLGLDHENTVGFQTVNEITRHLNIVKARVHEMIEARKLANKVEDNRERAIMYKNIKEKYFDEIRYHVDKLEFLVDDAVWPLAKYRELLF, encoded by the coding sequence ATGCAATCGACCAATTTTCGCTTTAAAGCATTAGAAAAGACATTGGACAGAAAGCCTGTTCCAGTGAAATCACCGTCTGACAAAATCTCTGAGTATTTCGGCCAGAATGTATTTGATAAGGGAACCATGCGTTCTGTACTCTCCTCTGACATTTTTGAATCTCTAATGATGGCTATTGAAAAAGGAGCCAAAATTGAGCCGCATGTTGCTGACGCTGTAGCTTCTGCAATGAAATCCTGGGCCATCTCCAGAGGCGTAACTCATTACACACACTGGTTTCAGCCCCTGACTGGTGCTACTGCCGAAAAACACGACTCTTTCTTTGAGCCTGATACGCAAGGCAGACATATGGAAAAATTCAAAGGTTCTGCTCTGGTACAGCAGGAGCCCGATGCTTCCTCTTTCCCTAGTGGTGGTCTACGTAATACCTTTGAGGCCCGCGGCTATACGGCCTGGGACCCTACTTCCCCGGCTTTTATCATGGAAAATGGAAATGCAAAAACACTTTGTATCCCTACCATCTTTGTTTCGTACACCGGGGAGGCGCTTGACTATAAAACGCCTTTACTTAAGGCAATGGCGTTTGTAGACCAAGCTGCAACTGCCATATGTCAGGAGTATTTTGACGAAAACGTTTCACAGGTAAAGGCGTCATTGGGTATAGAGCAGGAATATTTCCTGATTGACCGTGCCCTTTATCGTGTACGCCCTGACCTTGTACTTTCCGGAAGAACTGTATTCGGACATTCACCTGCCAAAGGTCAGCAACTGGAAGATCATTACTTTGGTTCTATCCCTACCCGTGTACATAATTTTATGGTAGATTTGGAAGTAGAAGCTCACAAGTTAGGCATTCCGATTCGTACCCGTCATAATGAAGTAGCCCCTCGCCAGTTTGAGTGTGCTCCTATGTTTGAAGAAATCAACTTAGCCGTAGATCACAATCAGTTGCTGATGGATCTGATGGAGAAGATTGCTGAAAAACACGAGATGAAGGTATTGTTGCATGAAAAACCTTTTGCCGGCATCAACGGAAGCGGTAAACATAACAACTGGTCGCTCATCACCAGCACGGGTAAGAACCTGCTGGCCCCTAGTGCTAAAAGTGAGGAGAACCTGCAATTCTTAACCTTCTTTGTCAATACGATCAAAGCGGTGCATGAGTACAATGGTTTACTCAGGGCTTCTATTGCTTCGGCGGGTAACGATCATCGTTTGGGTGCGAATGAAGCTCCTCCTGCTATCGTATCCGTATTTGTGGGCTCTCAGCTTACTAAAGTATTAGAGGAACTGGAAAGCAATGCTAATATTAATACCAATAAAGGGGGAAGTGTATTTATGCAGTTAGGGATCAATAAGATTCCTCCAATTCTTTTGGACAACACTGACCGTAACCGTACTTCTCCTTTCGCTTTTACAGGGAATAAGTTTGAATTCAGAGCAGTAGGTTCATCCGCCAACAGCGCATCTCCGATGACCGTACTGAATACAATTGTTGCCAATCAATTGATCAGCTTCAAAAAAGAGGTGGATGCACTGATCAAAGGTGGAGATAAGAAAGAGGTAGCTATCGTCAACGTACTACGTCGCTATACCAAAGAATCTAAAGCCATCTGTTTTGAAGGAAACGGTTATAGCGAAGAGTGGAAGCAGGAAGCAGAGAAGAGAGGCTTATCCAACATCACCAATACTCCTGAGGCTTTGGATATGTACCTGGAAGAAAAGTCTAAGAAGCTTTTTGTAGATAATAACATCTATACCGAAGCGGAACTGGAAGCACGTCTGGAAATTATGTGGGAGCACTATATTATGAAGGTACAGATAGAATCCCGTATCATGGGTGATTTGGCACTGAACCACATTATCCCCGCTACGCTACGCTACCAGAATGAGTTGATTTCTGCACTGGTTGATATGAAAAGCTTAGGATTGGATCATGAAAATACCGTAGGATTTCAAACAGTGAATGAAATCACCCGCCACCTGAATATTGTAAAAGCAAGAGTGCATGAAATGATTGAGGCCCGTAAACTGGCTAATAAGGTAGAAGATAACCGGGAGCGTGCTATTATGTATAAGAACATCAAAGAAAAATACTTTGATGAGATCCGTTATCATGTGGATAAGCTGGAGTTCCTGGTGGATGATGCTGTATGGCCGTTAGCCAAGTACAGAGAGTTATTATTCTAA
- a CDS encoding saccharopine dehydrogenase C-terminal domain-containing protein, producing the protein MKKVLILGAGRSAAALIDYMSQEGERNDWQVQVVDAAPDIIEQYERKYENVQASQLDVLDDNARENLLQSASLVISMLPARFHIHVAESCIKLKIHLLTASYVDEEVQQLEEQIKKQGLIFLYECGLDPGIDHMSAMQMIDNIRQKGGHVTSFQSFCGGLMAPGSDDNPWRYKFTWNPRNVVLAGKGGTAQYIYKGIYKNIPHHQLFKRLTMVEIPEYGDFESYPNRDSLKYRELYGLYKAETILRGTLRRPGFCSAWHAFVQLGLTDDSYQVRNVENMTYAEFTRSYLPYSKDDLLTNFSRYIGVDISSEVMQRIKWLGILDDKPIRLQKATPAQVMQQLLESRWQARQEDKDMIVMQHQIEYQIKDEHKKITSSLVSTGEIANLSGMAKTVGYPLGIAAKLILQDKIKERGLMIPIHQEIYAPVLEELKKMNIKFIDKEESLTPMSEGQFKS; encoded by the coding sequence ATGAAGAAGGTCTTGATTTTAGGTGCCGGACGATCCGCCGCCGCCCTTATTGATTATATGAGTCAGGAAGGTGAGCGAAATGACTGGCAGGTTCAGGTAGTGGATGCTGCTCCGGATATCATTGAGCAGTATGAAAGAAAGTATGAAAATGTACAGGCATCCCAGTTGGATGTGTTGGATGACAATGCCAGAGAAAACCTGCTTCAATCGGCCAGTTTGGTCATTTCCATGTTGCCAGCCAGATTTCATATTCATGTGGCTGAATCCTGTATCAAGTTGAAAATACACCTGCTTACGGCTTCTTATGTAGATGAGGAAGTGCAGCAATTAGAAGAGCAGATCAAGAAGCAGGGGCTGATTTTTTTATACGAATGTGGGCTTGATCCCGGGATTGATCATATGTCGGCGATGCAAATGATTGATAATATTCGCCAGAAGGGAGGGCATGTTACTTCCTTTCAATCGTTTTGCGGAGGTTTAATGGCCCCCGGTTCCGATGATAACCCTTGGCGCTACAAGTTTACATGGAATCCTCGTAATGTGGTACTTGCCGGCAAAGGAGGTACTGCCCAATATATTTACAAAGGCATTTACAAAAACATACCACATCATCAGCTGTTCAAAAGACTAACGATGGTTGAGATTCCGGAATATGGTGATTTTGAATCTTATCCTAATCGTGACTCTCTGAAATACAGAGAATTATATGGCCTGTACAAAGCGGAAACTATCCTTCGGGGTACACTACGTCGTCCTGGCTTTTGTTCTGCTTGGCATGCTTTTGTGCAACTTGGCCTTACGGATGATAGCTATCAGGTACGCAATGTGGAGAATATGACCTACGCAGAATTTACCCGCTCTTATCTGCCTTATAGTAAGGACGATCTGCTGACCAATTTTAGTCGTTACATAGGTGTGGATATTAGCTCAGAAGTGATGCAGCGTATCAAATGGCTGGGCATTCTGGATGATAAACCTATTCGTTTACAAAAAGCTACGCCCGCTCAGGTGATGCAGCAACTGCTGGAAAGTAGATGGCAGGCTCGCCAAGAAGATAAAGACATGATTGTGATGCAGCATCAGATTGAATATCAGATAAAAGACGAACATAAAAAAATTACCTCCTCACTGGTATCTACTGGTGAGATTGCTAACTTATCCGGTATGGCAAAGACCGTAGGCTATCCGCTGGGTATTGCAGCGAAGCTTATTTTGCAGGATAAAATCAAGGAGCGTGGACTCATGATTCCCATTCATCAGGAGATTTATGCACCTGTTTTGGAGGAGTTGAAAAAAATGAATATTAAATTCATAGATAAAGAGGAAAGTCTTACGCCTATGAGTGAGGGGCAATTTAAATCTTAA
- a CDS encoding DUF1338 domain-containing protein, whose product MSMTTLPDLLDKMWKDYTGMNPQALKIYNLFLERGDRVINDHIALRTFNHPKVNIDVLAQPFLKGGYEYQQDYHFPDKKLYAKHFQHPDEQMPKIFISELKLEEFDEELRSTINSLIEQVPDEAPQQFDFCSNGRPWNVKFETYEKLRAKSEYAAWMAAHGYRPNHFTVFVNALTSFDDIREVNAFIKQNGFKLNDSGGEVKGSKEVYLEQSSTLADDVEVSFSEGKHEVPACYYEFAQRYTTPDGKLYQGFVAKSADKIFESTDKGQR is encoded by the coding sequence ATGAGTATGACAACATTACCTGATTTGCTGGATAAAATGTGGAAAGATTATACCGGCATGAACCCTCAGGCACTCAAAATTTACAATCTATTTCTGGAGCGGGGTGATCGCGTCATCAATGACCATATCGCCTTACGCACTTTCAATCATCCGAAAGTAAATATTGATGTGCTGGCACAGCCCTTTCTTAAAGGAGGATATGAGTATCAGCAGGATTATCATTTCCCTGATAAGAAATTGTATGCCAAACACTTTCAGCATCCAGACGAACAGATGCCTAAGATTTTTATCAGTGAACTGAAGCTGGAAGAGTTTGACGAAGAACTGCGTTCTACCATCAATAGTTTGATTGAGCAGGTTCCTGATGAGGCTCCTCAGCAATTTGATTTTTGCTCTAATGGACGTCCCTGGAATGTAAAGTTTGAGACTTATGAGAAACTAAGAGCCAAGAGTGAATATGCAGCCTGGATGGCAGCGCATGGTTATCGTCCCAATCACTTTACGGTTTTTGTCAATGCACTCACTAGTTTTGATGATATCCGTGAGGTCAACGCTTTTATCAAGCAGAATGGTTTTAAACTCAATGACAGTGGGGGAGAAGTAAAGGGCTCTAAAGAGGTGTATCTGGAACAGTCTTCTACCCTGGCAGATGATGTTGAGGTTAGTTTTTCAGAGGGTAAGCATGAAGTGCCTGCCTGCTACTATGAATTTGCGCAGCGGTATACCACTCCTGATGGAAA